Within the Arthrobacter caoxuetaonis genome, the region AGTACTTGCTGGAGGCGTCCATCAGGTCCTGCGGCAGCGAGACGTGTCCGTGCCCGTCAATTTCGATATGCACATGCATGTCGATCGCGGTGAGCGAGTCAACGTCCAGGCCCAGCTCGTAGCGGGTGGGTGCCATGGCTACTTCGCCGCCGCTTCGGGCTGGAGCTCGGCGGGCAGCGGCGGGAACTTCTCCCCCACACTCTGCTGCTGCCCGGCGAACGGGAACGCCGACGCGAGATCCGCATAGGACCAGCCGCCGTCACGGTACTCAGTGGCCACAGCCTCAGGATGGGACCACAGCTGCAAACGGTCCCCGCCCACACCAATCGCCTGACCCGTGATCCCGGCAGCTTCCTCCGACGCCAGGAACGCCACCAGCCCGGCAACATCCTCCGCCGTACCAAAACCCAGGTCCTTGCGGAAGAAATCAGGCATCGCCTCACCGCGCTCGTCCGCTTCCACGGCGGCAGCGAAATACGGGACCGTCTTCGTCATCGCCGTCGCAGCCACCGGAATCACCGCATTGGCAGTCACACCGGCCTTCTTCATCTCCATCGCCCAGGTCCGCACCATGCCCACGATCCCGGCCTTCGCCGCAGCGTAGTTGGTCTGTCCGAAGTTTCCGCGCTGCCCGGTCGGGGAACCGATCGTGATGATCCGGCCGGCCACGTTGTGTTCCTTGAAGTAGGCATAGGCCTCCCGCACACAGGTGAACGTCCCGCGCAGGTGCACGTTGATCACCAGGTCAAAGTCCTCATCGGTCATCTTCAGCAGCGACTTATCGCGCAGTACCCCGGCATTGGTCACCAGGATGTCCAGGCCGCCGAAGTTCTCCACCGCAGCATCCACCAGGGCCTTCGCCGTCTCGGTGGACCCCACCGGGGCAACAACAGCCACGGCACGCCCGCCGTCGGCCGTGATCACCGCGACTGCCTCCTCAGCCACAGAAGCATCGACGTCGTTCACCACCACAGCCGCACCCTGCCGGGCCAGCTCCCGGGCGTAAGCGAGGCCCAGCCCCCGCCCGCTGCCGGTAACAATCGCGACTTTGCCGTCCAGGGACATGATGACTCCTTCTTCCCGGCAGCACCGGGCTCCGTTGACCTGCTCTTTTGTTCCATCCTGACGGGAATGATTGAGAAAGTCAACGGTTGATTAAGGCACTCATTATGTCGCCGGCGCAGCGGGCTGGCTGCTGCCTTCGGGTGGGCTGGCTAAGCCAGAATTACGGCAGTTCGCCCGAAAGCCGGTCCTGCATGGAGAGCGAGGAGTCGTTCAGCCCGATGATCCGGACAGCTTTGCCCCGGCTGCGGTACTTCTCGGTGATCGCATCCAGCGCGGCGACAGTGGAGGCATCCCAGACGTGCGAAGCGCCCAGGTCGATCACAACGTCAGCCGGATCAAGGGCGTACTCGAACTGGGTGTAGAGGTCGTTGGAGGAGGCGAAGAACAGCTCACCGTGAACCACGTAAGTGACCTTGGCGCCGTCGCCGTCCACCATGCGCTGCACGGTGACGAAGTGCGCCACGCGGCGGGCGAAAAGCACCATCGCAGCCAACACGCCTGCTCCGACGCCGATGGCGAGGTTATGCGTGAGCACCGTGGCCAGGACGGTGATGAGCATGACGGCGGTCTCCGACTTGGGCATCCGGCGCAGGGTGGACGGGCGGATGCTGTGCCAGTCGAAGGCCGCATAAGCGACGAAGATCATCACGGCGACGAGCGCAGCCATCGGAATCAGGGCCACGATGTCGCCGAGGACCACCACCAGGATAAGCAGGAAAACGCCGGCCAGGAACGTCGAGATCCGGGTGCGGGCGCCCGAGGCCTTGACGTTCATCATGGTCTGGCCGACGACGGCGCAGCCGCCCATGCCGCCGAAGAATCCGGTAACGATGTTGGCGATGCCCTGCCCGGCGGCCTCCCGCGGCTTAGAGGACCGGGTGTCTGTGATGTCATCCACCAGCTTGGCGGTCAGCAGGGATTCGAGCAGTCCCACAAAGGCCATGGCCACGGCATAGGGAAGAATCCGTTCGAGGGTTTCCAGGCTCAGCGGAACGTCCGGGAACAGCAGCGCGGGCAGCGAATCGGGAAGTTCACCCTTGTCCCCCACAGTCGGGATGTTCCAGCCGGCTGCCACCGCAGCAATTGTGAGGACCACAATCGCGACCAGCGGCGCGGGCACCGCCGTCGTCAGCCGCGGCAGGCCAAAGACGATCACCAGTCCGGCGGCGACAACCGGGTAGACCAGCCACGGCACCCCGGTCAGCTCCGGCAGCTGGGAGGAAAACACCAGGATGGCGAGGGCGTTGACGAATCCCACCATGACGGAGCGCGGGATGAAGCGCATCAGCTTCGCAACGCCTGCGAGGGCCAGCAGGATCTGCAGGACACCGGCCAGGATTACCGTGGGCACGAGGTACTCGACGCCGTAGTTGGCCACCACGGGCGCGATCACGAGGGCGACGGCCCCGGTGGCAGCGGAGATCATCGCCGGCCTGCCGCCTACGAACGCAATGGTTACGGCCATGGTGAAGGAAGCGAACAGGCCCATGCGCGGGTCGACGCCAGCGATCACCGAGAACGCAATGGCTTCCGGAATGAGCGCCAGTGCGACGACGAGTCCGGCCAGCACTTCGGTCTTCAGCAGGCGCGGCGAGCGCAGCGTGGTGAGGACCGTCTGCCGGGGTGCGGGAGCAGGCATTGGGGCTGGTGCCGGCGTTGGTATCGGAGCAGGAAAAGACAAGGCGGTTCCGTTCAGGTGCGGGGAAGTCCGGCGGCCGGGGCGGATTGCCGGGGCCGTACATCGGATCCGGTTCCAGATTACCGCCGCGTGTTCTGAGTCCCTCTTCAGGCCCCGGCGGGCGGTCCGGCCAATAATGGGTCCATGCCCGATCCACTGCCGCCCTGGCCTCCCACCACCCCCGCCTTCGGCCGTGTTTTACTGCGCCAGGTGACTGGCGCAGATGCCGGCATGGCCCGGGCGCTGGCTTCGGATCCCTATGTGACCGCCACCGGCACTCTTCCGCTGCACGCCAGTGAGCAGGAAGCGCTGGCCTGGGTAAAGCGCCAGCGGGGACGTCACCGCGAAGGCAGAGGGTTCTCCTTCACCATTGAAGAGCAGGCATCCGGCCTTCCGGTTGGACATTGCGGCCTGTGGCTGCAGCATCTCACGGACGGATACGCGAGCGCGGGCTACGCCGTCGCCCCTGAATTCCGTGGCAGAGGTTTCGCCGCCGAGGCCCTGGCCGCGCTGACTGCCTTCGGCTGGTCCCTGGCCGGTCTCGAGCGGATCGAGCTGTTTATTGAGCCCTGGAATACCGCGTCGGTCCGAACCGCCGAGCGTGCCGGGTATGCCCCGGCGGGTGTGCGCCGGAATTATCCGCTGACCGGCGGCGAGCGGCGGGACATGCGGGTTTATGCCGCGCTGCGCCCTATGGGTCCAGCCGCCGATAAGGCACGGTAAGACCGTCAAAAGGCCCTGGCCACCCAGGTGCGGCCGCGTCACAAAGATTGCGGTCCACGACCGGAACGCCAAGGTCTGGGAACATAGCCGAATACTCATGCGCAGCGGAAAAGCGTGTTCCCTGCGGGCACCGGAAGGAACGTGGTTTGTTTACCGGACTCAGTGCTTTTCCCCTGACACCGATGCAGGACGACGCCGTGGACGAGGCAGCGTTTGCCTGCCTGGTGGAACGGCTGGCTGCCTCGGACGTGGATTCGATCGCGGTGCTGGGCAGCACCGGATCCTACGCCTATCTGAGCCCCGGTGAACGCCGGCGCGTTGTGCAGCTGGCCGCTGCGAACACCGGCTCGAAGCCGCTGATCGTGGGTGTCGGCGCCCTCCGCACCTCCGAGGTGCTGGCAAATGTGCGGGCCGCCGAAGATTCCGGGGCCGCAGGGATCCTGCTTGCCCCGGTGAGTTACCAGGCCCTTACGGACGGCGACGTTTATGGCCTGTTCCGCGACGTCACCGACGCCACGGACCTGCCGGTCATCATTTACGACAACCCCGGCACGACGCATTTCACCTTCAGCACTGAGCTGTACGGACAGATCGCGGCACTGCCCGGCATCGCCTCGATCAAGATCCCCCCGGTTACCGCCGCGGCCGCAGCAGGGCGGGTCAGCGCCGTCCGTGCGGTTATCCCGGACCACGTCACCATCGGAATCTCAGGCGATGCGGCTGCTGCGGATGGGCTGAACGCCGGCTGCGACGCCTGGTACTCCGCCGTGGCCGGCACCCTCCCCGAACCGGCGCTGGCGATCCTGCGCGCCGCCCGCGAGGGCAGGCCGCACGACGCCGCCGCTGAGTCTGCCCGGCTGGCGCCGCTTTGGGAGCTCTTTGCCGAACACGGCAGCCTGCGGGTCATCGCCGCCGTAGCTGAGCATCTGGGCTTCGCCCCGCGGAACTGCCTGCCCCGCCCGCTGCGCGGACTGGACGCTGAGGACCGCAGGCGGGTGGCCGGCGTCGTCGATGCCCTGGGCTTCACCGCCGGGTAGGCAGGGTAGGCAGGGCCAACGGTGGACTGCAGCGGGCACAGCCGATGCGGCACGGGAACGAATTAGTCAGCTGCGGGGCGAAGAGGCGCATCAGAGGGCTGCAAGACGCTTTCGGTGGACCGAACTGTAACCCTTACGGGCCCTGCCCCGTGCCCACCCGGGTGGCCGGTTATGCCCGGCGTGCCAGGTCGTACAGCTGCCGCAGGGCCGCAGCCTCGGTCTGCTCCAACACCTTGGCCGGATCGCCCTCGAAGGAATGCCGGGCATGGCCGGTTTCTCCCCGGAGGCTCCAGCCAATGTAGACGGTTCCCGCCGGCTGGCCCTCGAGCGGACCGGGACCGCCCGCACCGGTGGTGGAAATGGTCAGGTCGGCATCGAAGAGCTTTGCTGCACCAGCTGCCATCTCTTCGGCGCACCGGGCGCTCACGACCGGACCAGCACTGACGCCAAGCACTGCGTGTTTAATTTCCGTCATGTAGGCGACGATCCCCCCGCTCAACCACGAACCCGTGTCCCCGCCTTTTCCAAGCACGCCAGTGAGGTTTCCGCAGGTCAGGGACTCTGCGAGCGCGACCGTCAAACCTGCGCGGGTGACCTCTTCTGCGACGAGGTCCGGGAGTTGATTCAGAGGCTCAGTTCCGGCATCCATAAAGGCCTTTTGCCACCTTTCTGCGTTCTTATGCTATTGATTACTAACGGTACTTACTATTTCATCACGCGCGGCTCCGGTGCTTTGACGGCCCGCCGCCACAACACGAACGGGGGTCCGATGTGAGGGCGCGAGAATCCATCCGGGTCGCCAGTGTTCCTTCCGGTCACGTGTATATCCGCCACCTGGCTCCGCTTCCCGGTGCGGCCGGGGAACTTCCCGCCGTCGTCCGCCTCCCGGACCCGGACCCCGACTCTCCGGACCGCGCAGCCACGGAGAAGTGGTGGCCGCCGGTGATGCTCCATGCCGGCTGGATCGAGGAAAATGCCTCATCGTTCGACGTTTTCCACATCCACTTTGGGTTCGACGCCCAGGATCCGCGGGACCTCCAGGAAGCGGTCAGCGCCCTGAAGCGCCACGGCAAGCCGCTGGTGTACACGGTGCATGACCTGCGCAATCCCCACCACGAGTCGCCCGCAGCCCATGATGCCCACCTTGATGTCCTGATCCCTGCCGCTGACGAGCTCATCACCCTCACCGCGGGCGCAGCCGCGGAAATCGAACGCCGCTGGGGCCGGTTGGCCCGGGTTCTCCCGCATCCGCACGTCGTCGAACTTGAGACCATGGCCGGTTTTGCCCGTCCCCACAAAGCCAACGGGCCTTTCCGGGTAGGTGTACACGTTAAGAGCCTGCGGGCGAGTATGGAACCGCTGCCGGTCATCCGTGCCCTGCTGGAAGCCGCACGCGAGGACGGCTCCATGGTGGTGCAGGTCAACGGGCACTGCGATGTGCTGCAGCCCGACGGCGCCCGGTACAACGCCGAGCTGGCGCAGTTCCTGCGGGACCATTCGGGATCCGGCGAGCTGGAGGTGAAGATCCACGACTTCCTGCCCGACGACGAGCTGTGGGAATATCTCGCCGGCCTGGACCTGTCAGTACTGCCGTACCGCTTCGGCACGCACTCCGGCTGGCTTGAAGCCTGCCGGGACCTGGGCACAGCCGTTGCCGCTCCGGACTGCGGTTTCTACGCGGACCAGGGGCCGGTCTTCAGCTATTCCCACAATGAGGCCGGGCTGGACGCTGCGTCTCTGAAGGCCGCCGTCCTGGCAGCCCGCGGCGCCGGGCCTCCGAACCCGCTTACCGCAGCTGACCGCGCCCGGCAGCGGGACACAATCGCGCGGGCCCACGCAGAGCTGTACGCGTCACTGCTGGACCGCATCGGGGTGCTGCAGTGAGACTGTGCATCGTCGGGCCGTCCCGCTTTCCGATCAGTGAACCGTTTGCCGGCGGTCTCGAGGCACACACCCATGCGCTGGTCTCGGCGCTGCGCTCCCGGGGGCACGACATCACGCTCTTTGCGGCCGCCGGATCTGACCCGGACCTGCAGGTGGAGTTCCTTGAGGTGCCCGCGTTCGAAATGAGTGCAGCCGCCCGGAACGACGTCGGAGCACTGCCGGAACAGTGGATGGCAGAGCACCACGCCTACCTCTCGCTCATGCTCGACCTCGCCGAGCACGGACACCACAGGTACGACGCCGTCCTGAACACGAGCATCCATCACCTGCCCGTTGCGATGTCACGGATGCTGCACGTTCCGCTGGTGACTATCCTGCACACCCCTCCCGTGGGCTGGATCGAGTCGGCCATCCGGGTGCGCGGTGACCTGACCCGTTTCATCGCTGTCAGCAACCACACCCGCAACGCGTGGGCGCCGCTGGTCGAATCCACGGCCATCCTCAATGGCGTGGATACCCGCAAGTGGGAGCAGGGGCCAGGCGGCGGAGCGCCGATCTGGTTTGGACGCATCGTTCCCGAAAAGGGCACGGCCCTTGCCATACGCGCCGCGAAACTGGCGGGGATGCCGCTGGATCTCGCCGGACCGGTCTTCGACCGCGCCTACTTTGAATCCGAGATAGAGCCGCACCTGGACGGCAGCATCCGGTATCTGGGCCACCTCGACCACGTCCAGCTCCGCCGCGCCGTCCGGAACGCCTGCGCAGCACTGGTGACACCGCGCTGGGATGAGCCCTACGGATTGGTGGCCGCAGAAGCGCTGGCCGCCGGCACGCCGGTTGCCGCTTTCGAACGCGGAGCACTCCCGGAGATCCTGACGGAGGACTGCGGGCGCCTGGCCCCGCCGGACGACGTCGACGCCCTGGCTTCCGGCCTCCGCGAGGCAGCCGGACTGGACCGCGGGGCTGCCCGCCGCCGGGCCGAGGCGTTCTGCTCCCACGACCGGATGGTGGATGAATACGAGTCCCTGCTCCTGGCCGCGGGGAGCCAAACGGTGGCCGCATGATCGGGTATTACATCCACCACCAGGGCATGGGCCACCTGCGCAGGGCGCAGGCAATCGCTGCCGAACTTCCACCCGGGAGTGTCACCGGACTGTCCTCGCTGCCGTGCCCCGCGGACTGGGACGGACCCTGGATCCGGCTGGAGCGCGATGACCTCAGTCCCGGCCCGCAGGCGGTTGATGCGAACGGCCAGCTGCACTGGGTCCCGGTCCACGACGCCGGCCTTCGGGAGCGCATGGGCCAGCTCTCTGCCTGGATCCGCCGTGCAGAGCCGTCCGTGCTGGTTGCGGACGTCTCCGTGGAAGTGGCCGTGCTCGCCCGCCTGCACGGCGTGCCCGTTGTCTCCGTTGCACTGCCCGGAGTCCGCGAAGACCCCGCGCATACGCTCGGCTTCGGTGTCTCCGACGCCCTGATCGCCGCCTGGCCGCGCCAGGCCACGGGCATGCTGTACACCGGGGATCCCGAACTGGCTGCCCGGGTAACACCGGTCGGCGCGATTTCCGGCCACCCCGTGACGGAGGGCCGTCCGCCCGGACCGGTCACCCGTGTGGTTGTGCTCGGCGGCGCCGGCGGCGGAGGAATGAGCGACGCCGACATCCAGTCCGCGCGGGCGCAGACACCCGGCGTGGAATGGGACGCGGTAGGAACCAACCCCGGCAACCGGACCGCCGATCCCCTGCCCCGGCTTCGCGCCGCTTCCCTGGTGGTAACGCACGCCGGCCAGGGCGCCGTCGCCGATGTGGCGGCCGCAGGCATTCCTGCCGTGATTGTTCCGCAGGAACGGCCGCACGAGGAACAATTCACCACCGCGCGGGTCCTTGGCTCAATGGCGGGAATTCCGGCCATCGTGACCTCTGCCTTCGCCCGGCAGGACTGGGCAAAAGTGCTCGCAGAAGCCGCTGCCTTGGATGGCCGGAACTGGTTCCTGTGGAATGACGGACGCGGCGCAGCACGGGCTGCTGCCATCATCTCCGCCGTCGCGGAAGGCATGGAGGCGGACCATGTGACCCTGCCGGCAGGGACCCGCACGTGAAAACCAGCGTCATCACCCTGGCCCACGGACGGCATGCCCACCTGGCTGCCCAGCAGCAGGCACTGCTCAGGTCCACCCGGCTCCCAGACGACTACATCGTTGTGGCGATGGCGGACCCGGAGATTCCCGGCCGCTTCCCCGATCCGCTGCTCTCGGGAACGGTCATCGAGGTCCCCGCTTCCGGCTCTGCCCTTCCGCTCGCAGCTGCCCGGAACGCAGGAGCCCGGGCGGCTTTGGACCGGGGCGCCGGGCTCCTGGTCTTTTTGGACGTGGACTGCCTGCCCGCCCCGGAACTTCTTGCAGGCTACGCATCGGCTGCGAGGGACGAAGCCGCAGCCGGCCGGCTGCTCTGCGGACCGGTGACCTACCTGGATCCGCCGGGGCAGGCCGGCTACGACCTGGACGTGCTTGGCACTCTGGACGCGCCCCATCCGGCCCGGCCGGCACCAGGTCCCGGGGAGATCGTTCCCGACGAGAACCCGGACTTGTTCTGGTCGCTCTCTTTTGCGCTCACAGCCGCTGATTGGCACCGGATCGGCGGATTCTGCGAGGACTACACCGGCTACGGCGGAGAAGACACCGACTTTGCCCGGGTGGCACAGCGCCGAGGCATCGGGCTGGCCTGGATCGGGGCGGCGCGGGCCTATCACCAGTGGCATCCAACCCAGGATCCCCCCGTGCAGCATCTGGCCGACATTTTGCGAAACGCAAACCTCTTCCATGACCGCTGGGGCACCTGGCCCATGGGTGGCTGGCTGGAGGGATTCCGCAAGCTGGGCCTGATGCGGGGTGGGACGGACGAGGTTCCCTGCACGCTCACGCAGCCGGCGCCGCACCCAGCCTGACCGGGGCAGCGGGGTCCCCAGCGCCAGTACGGCCGGACCGGACAGCCTGCCGGCCGGCAAACCGTCGCCGCAGGACACGCCTGCTGTGTGCCGCCGTCGTAATCCGTGCCCCTGCATAGGGGATACCTCCGGCGAGCCGGAAGACCAGCGCCGCCCAGATGCTCACCGACCTCTCCAGCAGCCAGGCCGGAGCCCAGAGGGCGGACGACGGCGGGAACACCCGGGTGCCGCCGGCACGCCTCCTGCCCGCCTCGGCAATTCCGGCAGCCGTGGCTGCCGCGGCCAGCGGCAGCAACGGCCAGCGCCGGCGTCCGAGCAGCACTCCCGGCAGCAGGGATAGCTCCAGGGCCAGGCGTGCGGGCTGGGCGAAGTCGTCGTAAGCCTGGCG harbors:
- a CDS encoding SulP family inorganic anion transporter; the encoded protein is MPAPAPRQTVLTTLRSPRLLKTEVLAGLVVALALIPEAIAFSVIAGVDPRMGLFASFTMAVTIAFVGGRPAMISAATGAVALVIAPVVANYGVEYLVPTVILAGVLQILLALAGVAKLMRFIPRSVMVGFVNALAILVFSSQLPELTGVPWLVYPVVAAGLVIVFGLPRLTTAVPAPLVAIVVLTIAAVAAGWNIPTVGDKGELPDSLPALLFPDVPLSLETLERILPYAVAMAFVGLLESLLTAKLVDDITDTRSSKPREAAGQGIANIVTGFFGGMGGCAVVGQTMMNVKASGARTRISTFLAGVFLLILVVVLGDIVALIPMAALVAVMIFVAYAAFDWHSIRPSTLRRMPKSETAVMLITVLATVLTHNLAIGVGAGVLAAMVLFARRVAHFVTVQRMVDGDGAKVTYVVHGELFFASSNDLYTQFEYALDPADVVIDLGASHVWDASTVAALDAITEKYRSRGKAVRIIGLNDSSLSMQDRLSGELP
- a CDS encoding glycosyltransferase family 2 protein; protein product: MKTSVITLAHGRHAHLAAQQQALLRSTRLPDDYIVVAMADPEIPGRFPDPLLSGTVIEVPASGSALPLAAARNAGARAALDRGAGLLVFLDVDCLPAPELLAGYASAARDEAAAGRLLCGPVTYLDPPGQAGYDLDVLGTLDAPHPARPAPGPGEIVPDENPDLFWSLSFALTAADWHRIGGFCEDYTGYGGEDTDFARVAQRRGIGLAWIGAARAYHQWHPTQDPPVQHLADILRNANLFHDRWGTWPMGGWLEGFRKLGLMRGGTDEVPCTLTQPAPHPA
- a CDS encoding glycosyltransferase, giving the protein MRLCIVGPSRFPISEPFAGGLEAHTHALVSALRSRGHDITLFAAAGSDPDLQVEFLEVPAFEMSAAARNDVGALPEQWMAEHHAYLSLMLDLAEHGHHRYDAVLNTSIHHLPVAMSRMLHVPLVTILHTPPVGWIESAIRVRGDLTRFIAVSNHTRNAWAPLVESTAILNGVDTRKWEQGPGGGAPIWFGRIVPEKGTALAIRAAKLAGMPLDLAGPVFDRAYFESEIEPHLDGSIRYLGHLDHVQLRRAVRNACAALVTPRWDEPYGLVAAEALAAGTPVAAFERGALPEILTEDCGRLAPPDDVDALASGLREAAGLDRGAARRRAEAFCSHDRMVDEYESLLLAAGSQTVAA
- a CDS encoding SDR family NAD(P)-dependent oxidoreductase, whose protein sequence is MSLDGKVAIVTGSGRGLGLAYARELARQGAAVVVNDVDASVAEEAVAVITADGGRAVAVVAPVGSTETAKALVDAAVENFGGLDILVTNAGVLRDKSLLKMTDEDFDLVINVHLRGTFTCVREAYAYFKEHNVAGRIITIGSPTGQRGNFGQTNYAAAKAGIVGMVRTWAMEMKKAGVTANAVIPVAATAMTKTVPYFAAAVEADERGEAMPDFFRKDLGFGTAEDVAGLVAFLASEEAAGITGQAIGVGGDRLQLWSHPEAVATEYRDGGWSYADLASAFPFAGQQQSVGEKFPPLPAELQPEAAAK
- a CDS encoding CinA family protein, which codes for MDAGTEPLNQLPDLVAEEVTRAGLTVALAESLTCGNLTGVLGKGGDTGSWLSGGIVAYMTEIKHAVLGVSAGPVVSARCAEEMAAGAAKLFDADLTISTTGAGGPGPLEGQPAGTVYIGWSLRGETGHARHSFEGDPAKVLEQTEAAALRQLYDLARRA
- a CDS encoding glycosyltransferase, with amino-acid sequence MIGYYIHHQGMGHLRRAQAIAAELPPGSVTGLSSLPCPADWDGPWIRLERDDLSPGPQAVDANGQLHWVPVHDAGLRERMGQLSAWIRRAEPSVLVADVSVEVAVLARLHGVPVVSVALPGVREDPAHTLGFGVSDALIAAWPRQATGMLYTGDPELAARVTPVGAISGHPVTEGRPPGPVTRVVVLGGAGGGGMSDADIQSARAQTPGVEWDAVGTNPGNRTADPLPRLRAASLVVTHAGQGAVADVAAAGIPAVIVPQERPHEEQFTTARVLGSMAGIPAIVTSAFARQDWAKVLAEAAALDGRNWFLWNDGRGAARAAAIISAVAEGMEADHVTLPAGTRT
- a CDS encoding dihydrodipicolinate synthase family protein; amino-acid sequence: MFTGLSAFPLTPMQDDAVDEAAFACLVERLAASDVDSIAVLGSTGSYAYLSPGERRRVVQLAAANTGSKPLIVGVGALRTSEVLANVRAAEDSGAAGILLAPVSYQALTDGDVYGLFRDVTDATDLPVIIYDNPGTTHFTFSTELYGQIAALPGIASIKIPPVTAAAAAGRVSAVRAVIPDHVTIGISGDAAAADGLNAGCDAWYSAVAGTLPEPALAILRAAREGRPHDAAAESARLAPLWELFAEHGSLRVIAAVAEHLGFAPRNCLPRPLRGLDAEDRRRVAGVVDALGFTAG
- a CDS encoding GNAT family N-acetyltransferase; translated protein: MPDPLPPWPPTTPAFGRVLLRQVTGADAGMARALASDPYVTATGTLPLHASEQEALAWVKRQRGRHREGRGFSFTIEEQASGLPVGHCGLWLQHLTDGYASAGYAVAPEFRGRGFAAEALAALTAFGWSLAGLERIELFIEPWNTASVRTAERAGYAPAGVRRNYPLTGGERRDMRVYAALRPMGPAADKAR
- a CDS encoding glycosyltransferase family 1 protein; this translates as MYIRHLAPLPGAAGELPAVVRLPDPDPDSPDRAATEKWWPPVMLHAGWIEENASSFDVFHIHFGFDAQDPRDLQEAVSALKRHGKPLVYTVHDLRNPHHESPAAHDAHLDVLIPAADELITLTAGAAAEIERRWGRLARVLPHPHVVELETMAGFARPHKANGPFRVGVHVKSLRASMEPLPVIRALLEAAREDGSMVVQVNGHCDVLQPDGARYNAELAQFLRDHSGSGELEVKIHDFLPDDELWEYLAGLDLSVLPYRFGTHSGWLEACRDLGTAVAAPDCGFYADQGPVFSYSHNEAGLDAASLKAAVLAARGAGPPNPLTAADRARQRDTIARAHAELYASLLDRIGVLQ